Proteins encoded in a region of the Orcinus orca chromosome 8, mOrcOrc1.1, whole genome shotgun sequence genome:
- the KCTD14 gene encoding BTB/POZ domain-containing protein KCTD14 isoform X2 — protein sequence MISLTSAPDSRPLRRAVTPAGRRTESPVVELNVGGEFYTTTLGTLRKLPGSKLAEMFSSSAKACLDAEGRFFIDRCGTYFGPILEYLRSGQLPTQHIPEVYREAQFYEIKPLIKLLEDMPQIFGEQVARKQFLLQVPGYSENLELMVRLARAEAVAARCSRVLVCLVQNEKDDANCADALRSLEADKRN from the exons ATGATAAGCCTGACCTCGGCGCCCGATTCCCGGCCGTTGCGCCGGGCCGTGACCCCCGCGGGCCGGCGGACG GAATCTCCTGTAGTGGAGCTGAATGTTGGGGGTGAGTTCTATACCACCACCTTGGGCACCCTGAGAAAACTCCCAGGCTCAAAGCTGGCAGAGATGTTCTCCAGCTCCGCCAAGGCCTGCCTGGATGCGGAGGGACGCTTCTTCATCGATCGCTGCGGCACCTATTTTGGACCCATCCTGGAATATCTGCGCAGTGGGCAGCTGCCCACACAGCACATCCCCGAGGTGTACCGTGAGGCTCAGTTCTACGAAATCAAGCCTTTAATCAAACTCTTGGAGGACATGCCACAGATCTTTGGTGAGCAGGTAGCTCGGAAGCAGTTTTTGCTGCAGGTGCCAGGCTACAGTGAGAACCTGGAGCTTATGGTGCGCCTGGCGCGTGCTGAGGCCGTGGCGGCGCGCTGCTCTAGAGTTCTGGTGTGCCTAGTACAAAACGAAAAGGATGATGCAAACTGCGCGGACGCCCTGCGCTCCCTGGAGGCGGACAAGAG GAACTAA
- the KCTD14 gene encoding BTB/POZ domain-containing protein KCTD14 isoform X1 — protein sequence MISLTSAPDSRPLRRAVTPAGRRTESPVVELNVGGEFYTTTLGTLRKLPGSKLAEMFSSSAKACLDAEGRFFIDRCGTYFGPILEYLRSGQLPTQHIPEVYREAQFYEIKPLIKLLEDMPQIFGEQVARKQFLLQVPGYSENLELMVRLARAEAVAARCSRVLVCLVQNEKDDANCADALRSLEADKRSVVKFGPWKAALDIRDLLDCMNMDIKAQGYQVHYSHNSPLPAKVSDYFYTFSFSWW from the exons ATGATAAGCCTGACCTCGGCGCCCGATTCCCGGCCGTTGCGCCGGGCCGTGACCCCCGCGGGCCGGCGGACG GAATCTCCTGTAGTGGAGCTGAATGTTGGGGGTGAGTTCTATACCACCACCTTGGGCACCCTGAGAAAACTCCCAGGCTCAAAGCTGGCAGAGATGTTCTCCAGCTCCGCCAAGGCCTGCCTGGATGCGGAGGGACGCTTCTTCATCGATCGCTGCGGCACCTATTTTGGACCCATCCTGGAATATCTGCGCAGTGGGCAGCTGCCCACACAGCACATCCCCGAGGTGTACCGTGAGGCTCAGTTCTACGAAATCAAGCCTTTAATCAAACTCTTGGAGGACATGCCACAGATCTTTGGTGAGCAGGTAGCTCGGAAGCAGTTTTTGCTGCAGGTGCCAGGCTACAGTGAGAACCTGGAGCTTATGGTGCGCCTGGCGCGTGCTGAGGCCGTGGCGGCGCGCTGCTCTAGAGTTCTGGTGTGCCTAGTACAAAACGAAAAGGATGATGCAAACTGCGCGGACGCCCTGCGCTCCCTGGAGGCGGACAAGAGGTCAGTGGTCAAATTTGGGCCTTGGAAGGCAGCCCTGGATATCAGGGACCTCCTGGACTGCATGAACATGGACATTAAGGCCCAAGGGTACCAGGTACACTATTCACACAACAGTCCATTACCGGCCAAGGTCTCCGACTACTTCTATACCTTCAGCTTCAGCTGGTGGTGA